A DNA window from Streptomyces canus contains the following coding sequences:
- a CDS encoding flavin reductase family protein, whose product MIIDTASLDARSSYKLLIGSVLPRAIAWVSTRSTAGIGNVAPVSFFTVVGRLPPIVSISLQPRSDEVTLKDTFVNIRDTGEFVVNMASIGHADEVHRSAFEFDSEVDEFEALGLEKGESEVVAAPRIADAPVSMECVVDRIIAMPPMPDHVVWGRVERFHVRDDLYLPGGRIDIGALGAVGRLAAEYSLVDNIFTTPLPEELVERLRVTRSARLDERPTDFSPIDTAEWSPSGSTRTEPK is encoded by the coding sequence ATGATCATCGATACGGCATCGCTCGACGCCAGGTCGAGCTACAAACTTCTCATCGGTAGCGTTCTGCCGCGCGCGATCGCCTGGGTCAGCACCCGGTCGACCGCGGGCATCGGCAACGTGGCCCCGGTGTCCTTCTTCACCGTCGTCGGCCGCCTTCCCCCGATCGTGTCGATCTCCCTTCAGCCCCGCTCCGACGAGGTCACCCTGAAGGACACGTTCGTCAACATCCGGGACACCGGTGAGTTCGTGGTGAACATGGCGTCGATCGGCCATGCCGACGAGGTGCACCGCTCCGCCTTCGAGTTCGACTCGGAGGTCGACGAATTCGAGGCACTCGGCCTGGAGAAGGGCGAGTCCGAGGTGGTAGCGGCGCCCCGGATCGCCGACGCCCCTGTCTCCATGGAGTGCGTGGTCGATCGGATCATCGCCATGCCCCCGATGCCGGACCACGTGGTGTGGGGGCGCGTGGAGCGCTTCCACGTGCGCGACGACCTCTACCTGCCCGGCGGGCGCATCGACATCGGTGCCCTGGGGGCCGTTGGGCGTCTGGCCGCCGAGTACTCGCTCGTCGACAACATCTTCACCACCCCCCTTCCCGAGGAGCTCGTCGAGCGTCTGCGCGTGACGCGCAGCGCGCGGCTCGATGAACGTCCGACGGACTTCTCGCCCATCGACACGGCGGAATGGTCGCCTTCCGGATCAACGAGGACGGAACCGAAATGA
- a CDS encoding MBL fold metallo-hydrolase codes for MAGKKDLRYAVHISPSIPTEISDLPPGVERRMWSPISSTLVYGERDAVLVDPVMTVQQAVALAEWVESYDRNLTTVYVTHGHGDHWFGLATLLERFPNARAVATPAVVEHMAKQMEPGFVESFWNARFPGQIPDRLVAADPMEDRVLELEGRELTVVPLGHTDTDDTTALHVPSIGLVVAGDAAYNDVHLYLAESPSEGRKAWKEALGVIAGLGADHVVAGHKRPGRPDSPGILAETRAYIDDFEDCVARTASTEELYQAMLEIHPDRVNPGALWGSARSVKG; via the coding sequence TTGGCCGGTAAGAAGGACCTTCGATACGCGGTCCACATCTCACCCTCGATCCCCACAGAGATCAGTGATCTGCCGCCCGGTGTGGAGCGGCGGATGTGGTCGCCCATCTCCTCGACGCTCGTCTACGGCGAGCGGGACGCGGTACTCGTCGACCCGGTCATGACGGTCCAGCAAGCCGTGGCGCTCGCCGAGTGGGTGGAATCGTACGACCGGAATCTGACGACGGTCTACGTCACCCACGGGCACGGAGACCATTGGTTCGGGCTGGCGACCCTCCTCGAGCGCTTCCCGAACGCCCGAGCGGTCGCCACGCCGGCGGTCGTCGAGCACATGGCGAAGCAGATGGAGCCGGGCTTCGTCGAGAGCTTCTGGAACGCGAGGTTCCCGGGCCAGATCCCGGACCGCCTCGTGGCAGCCGACCCGATGGAGGACCGGGTGCTCGAACTCGAGGGCCGGGAGTTGACGGTCGTGCCGCTCGGTCACACCGACACCGACGACACGACCGCGCTGCACGTCCCGTCCATCGGGCTCGTGGTCGCCGGGGATGCCGCCTACAACGACGTGCACCTCTATCTCGCCGAGTCGCCGAGCGAGGGCCGCAAGGCGTGGAAGGAGGCGCTCGGCGTGATTGCCGGCCTCGGAGCCGACCATGTGGTGGCGGGGCACAAGCGTCCCGGCCGACCTGACTCCCCGGGCATCCTCGCCGAGACCCGCGCGTACATCGATGACTTCGAGGACTGCGTCGCGCGCACCGCCTCCACTGAGGAGCTCTACCAAGCGATGCTGGAGATCCACCCGGACCGGGTCAACCCGGGCGCCCTGTGGGGCTCGGCCCGTTCGGTGAAGGGCTGA
- a CDS encoding cellulase family glycosylhydrolase translates to MPSSAGFTRRQAMTTSAALAVAALSTPSAAQAAARSAGSAASASALDVVADMQPGWNLGNTFEAIGADETAWGNPRVTRAFFRRLKAQGFRSIRIPVTWGQHEGPAPAYTLDPMFLARIKEVVDWALADGFHVLINMHGDAWQWVLNMPAQHDAVLAQYTATWQQIAATFRDEPRRLLFESVNEPFFTGSSGDQQNAVLMNELNTTFHSVVRATGGGNADRLLVMPTLGDTPDQAKIDSLLATFAALDDPNLVASVHYYSFWPFSVNLAGYTTFNATTQQDLTDTFDLVHKAFVANGIPAVVGEYGLLGWDSGPGTVEEGETLKYLEYLGHYARYRGLTTMLWDNGSRFNRRTMQWNDPSLYAQIRSSWTGRSGTASTDQLFVPKGRTPADATITLNLNGTRLTRIDVGTRHLIRGVDYTVSGSTLTIAAATLGRLTTSQEHGTNAVLSLRFTDGTPWAVNVITYDKPVLTSATGTTASLVIPTAFNGDKLATMEAVYADGSPAGPQSWTTYKQFNVAFTPDYTAGTITLPTAFFSDVTDGAAVTLTFYFWSGARLTYTLTRSGTAVTGTSA, encoded by the coding sequence ATGCCGAGTTCAGCCGGTTTCACTCGCCGCCAGGCCATGACGACCTCCGCGGCCCTCGCCGTCGCGGCGTTGTCCACCCCATCGGCCGCCCAGGCCGCTGCTCGGTCCGCTGGTTCCGCCGCGTCGGCGTCCGCGCTGGACGTGGTCGCAGACATGCAGCCGGGCTGGAATCTGGGCAACACCTTTGAGGCCATCGGCGCCGACGAGACGGCGTGGGGCAACCCGCGGGTGACCCGGGCGTTCTTCCGCAGGCTGAAGGCGCAGGGCTTCAGGAGCATCCGGATCCCGGTGACCTGGGGCCAGCACGAGGGCCCGGCTCCGGCCTACACCCTCGACCCGATGTTCCTGGCCAGGATCAAGGAGGTGGTCGACTGGGCCTTGGCCGATGGTTTCCACGTCCTGATCAACATGCACGGTGACGCGTGGCAGTGGGTGCTGAACATGCCGGCCCAGCATGACGCGGTCCTGGCCCAGTACACGGCAACCTGGCAGCAGATCGCGGCCACCTTCCGGGACGAGCCGCGCCGACTGCTTTTCGAGAGCGTCAACGAGCCCTTCTTCACCGGCAGCTCCGGAGATCAGCAGAACGCCGTTCTGATGAACGAGCTCAACACGACCTTCCACTCCGTTGTGCGCGCGACCGGCGGAGGCAATGCCGACCGGCTGCTTGTCATGCCTACCTTGGGGGACACCCCGGATCAGGCCAAGATCGACAGCCTGCTCGCCACCTTCGCCGCGCTCGACGACCCGAATCTCGTGGCCTCGGTCCACTACTACAGTTTCTGGCCCTTCAGCGTGAACCTCGCCGGCTACACGACCTTCAACGCGACCACCCAACAGGACCTGACCGACACGTTCGACCTGGTCCACAAGGCCTTCGTGGCCAACGGGATCCCGGCCGTCGTCGGTGAGTACGGGCTGCTCGGCTGGGACTCCGGCCCCGGCACGGTCGAAGAGGGAGAGACGCTCAAGTACCTCGAGTATCTCGGCCACTACGCGCGATACCGGGGCTTGACCACGATGCTGTGGGACAACGGCAGTCGCTTCAACCGCCGCACCATGCAATGGAACGACCCGAGCCTCTATGCGCAGATACGTTCGAGCTGGACCGGGCGCTCCGGCACCGCCTCCACCGATCAGCTCTTCGTGCCCAAGGGCAGGACCCCGGCGGACGCGACGATCACGCTGAACCTCAACGGCACCAGGCTGACGAGGATCGATGTCGGCACCCGCCATCTGATCCGGGGCGTGGACTACACCGTCAGCGGCAGCACGCTGACGATCGCGGCTGCGACGCTCGGCCGACTGACCACGTCGCAGGAGCACGGCACGAATGCCGTCCTGTCCCTCCGGTTCACGGACGGAACTCCTTGGGCCGTCAACGTCATCACCTATGACAAGCCGGTGCTGACGAGCGCGACGGGTACGACCGCCTCGCTGGTGATACCCACCGCGTTCAACGGGGACAAGCTGGCGACCATGGAAGCCGTATATGCCGACGGCAGCCCCGCCGGTCCGCAGTCCTGGACGACGTACAAGCAGTTCAACGTGGCCTTCACGCCGGACTACACCGCGGGCACGATCACCTTGCCGACCGCGTTCTTCAGCGATGTCACCGACGGCGCCGCCGTGACCCTCACCTTCTACTTCTGGAGCGGGGCGCGACTGACGTACACACTGACCAGGTCCGGCACCGCGGTCACTGGTACCTCCGCCTGA
- a CDS encoding hydrolase: MLGLGTATPRRFTTALTVLGLLTAGATLQASAATPAAAATTHRVLFDNAHAETAGNADWIISTSQPDPTGQGSSPSKETDWTGALSSWGVALQKTGDYSLKTSTSALTYGGSSATDLSNFDTLVLPEPNTLFTTAEKTAIMTFVKNGGGLFMISDHTGADRNNDGEDALEILNDLMTNNSVDSTDPFGFSIDSLSISSDYPSAISDSSNPVLHGSFGTVTKSLIASGTTATLKPADNANVKGLLYRTGYSGNTGAFFATSTFGSGKVAFWGDSSPIDDGTGQSGNTLYDGWNDTGATNAALALNATEWLSQ; this comes from the coding sequence ATGCTCGGCCTCGGTACCGCTACCCCCCGCAGGTTCACCACCGCCCTCACCGTCCTCGGTCTGCTGACCGCGGGCGCAACCCTTCAGGCGTCCGCCGCGACCCCCGCCGCAGCGGCCACCACCCACCGCGTCCTCTTCGACAACGCCCACGCCGAGACCGCCGGCAACGCGGACTGGATCATCTCCACCAGCCAGCCCGACCCCACCGGGCAGGGCTCCTCGCCCTCGAAGGAGACCGACTGGACCGGCGCCCTCTCCTCCTGGGGCGTCGCCCTCCAGAAGACCGGCGACTACAGCCTCAAGACCTCGACGAGCGCCCTCACTTACGGCGGCTCCTCCGCCACCGACCTGTCGAACTTCGACACCCTGGTCCTGCCCGAGCCCAACACGCTCTTCACCACCGCCGAGAAGACCGCGATCATGACCTTCGTGAAGAACGGCGGCGGCCTCTTCATGATCTCCGACCACACCGGCGCCGACCGCAACAACGACGGCGAGGACGCGCTCGAGATCCTCAACGACCTGATGACCAACAACAGCGTCGACTCCACCGACCCGTTCGGCTTCTCCATCGACTCCCTGAGCATCAGCTCCGACTACCCGTCGGCCATCAGCGACAGCAGCAACCCCGTCCTGCACGGCTCCTTCGGCACCGTCACCAAGAGCCTGATCGCCAGCGGCACCACGGCCACCCTCAAGCCCGCCGACAACGCGAACGTCAAGGGCCTGCTCTACCGCACCGGTTACTCCGGCAACACCGGCGCCTTCTTCGCGACCAGCACCTTCGGCAGCGGCAAGGTCGCCTTCTGGGGCGACAGTTCGCCGATCGACGACGGCACCGGCCAGTCCGGCAACACCCTCTACGACGGCTGGAACGACACCGGCGCCACCAACGCCGCCCTCGCCCTGAACGCCACCGAGTGGCTGAGCCAGTAG
- a CDS encoding alpha/beta fold hydrolase — protein MTRDLVRTDPVGTGGGEALPQAPTLLLVHGFLDDATVWDGFVEALKGAVATARIDLPGSGTRASCAEDTEKLSLALFADEVASVVDDIKGPVVVVGQSMGSQVAELAAAARPGRVAGLVLLTPVPLGGTRLPEEAVVPFRALGGNAEAQRAVRTQLSPALDKEALDALGRSGLLVAPPVVARYVDIWNNGVEEAPEPSAYSGPVLIVRGDSDGFVTEEVVTGAIAPRFPVARQATVPGGGHWLHVEYPHALAREVLGFLQNLNAGDAASGWRSGFSEHSENTFAQGFAEDVVLEASILARPIAGRALVASALAAASTIYESLEFTAEASDATTTYLQWKATAFGGVEFSGVTLLEKNAEGDVVRAAIHHRPLGAVLRFSATVRDRLAGIVPPDHFYAGDPQPAQGA, from the coding sequence ATGACCAGAGACCTTGTTCGCACCGACCCAGTCGGTACCGGCGGTGGCGAGGCGCTCCCGCAGGCGCCGACACTGCTGCTCGTCCACGGCTTCCTGGACGATGCCACCGTCTGGGACGGCTTCGTCGAAGCCCTGAAGGGAGCCGTGGCGACGGCGCGTATCGATCTTCCGGGTTCCGGGACCCGTGCGTCCTGTGCCGAGGACACGGAGAAGCTGAGCCTGGCCCTGTTCGCCGACGAGGTCGCATCCGTCGTCGACGACATCAAGGGACCCGTCGTCGTGGTGGGCCAGAGCATGGGCTCCCAGGTTGCCGAACTCGCGGCCGCCGCCCGGCCCGGGCGCGTCGCCGGACTGGTTCTGCTCACGCCGGTCCCGCTCGGGGGCACCCGTCTGCCGGAGGAAGCCGTCGTGCCGTTCCGGGCACTCGGCGGGAACGCGGAGGCCCAGCGTGCCGTTCGCACCCAGCTCTCGCCGGCGCTCGACAAGGAGGCACTGGACGCGCTGGGCCGCAGCGGCCTGCTGGTTGCTCCGCCCGTGGTCGCACGGTACGTCGACATCTGGAACAACGGTGTCGAGGAGGCACCGGAACCGAGCGCGTACTCCGGCCCCGTCCTCATCGTCCGCGGCGACAGCGACGGCTTCGTCACCGAGGAAGTTGTCACCGGCGCCATCGCGCCTCGTTTCCCTGTTGCGCGTCAGGCGACGGTTCCCGGCGGTGGGCACTGGCTGCACGTGGAGTACCCCCACGCCCTGGCCCGCGAAGTCCTCGGCTTCCTCCAGAACCTGAATGCCGGCGATGCGGCTTCGGGCTGGCGCAGCGGCTTCTCGGAACATTCCGAGAACACCTTCGCCCAGGGCTTCGCCGAGGATGTCGTGCTGGAGGCCAGCATTCTTGCCCGGCCGATCGCCGGTCGGGCTCTCGTCGCCTCTGCTCTCGCGGCCGCGAGCACCATCTACGAGTCGCTGGAGTTCACGGCCGAGGCCTCCGACGCGACCACGACATACCTGCAGTGGAAGGCGACGGCGTTCGGCGGAGTGGAGTTCTCCGGCGTCACTCTTCTGGAGAAGAACGCAGAGGGCGATGTCGTCCGGGCGGCGATCCACCATCGTCCGCTCGGAGCAGTCCTGCGATTCTCCGCCACGGTCCGCGACCGGCTGGCCGGCATCGTCCCGCCTGACCACTTCTATGCGGGCGACCCGCAGCCCGCTCAGGGCGCATAG
- a CDS encoding alpha/beta fold hydrolase, whose translation MAPGTLQLLFVHGLGYAAWVWEDWMAAAAAAGHDSWAVSLRGHGGSGGTAARSALSDYEADVVRAARSLPGPVVLIGHSMGALVVQRAAAAANAAAMILVAPLPPRPAVHTILAVLRRQPWEVPRYMAGRPIKLGPHILYAHPDGPATAEASKRLTPDSPFVQYQFLFHRPTRVPPLPALVLAAAKDRLVPLVSVRATARRYGARLREIAGVGHTMMLDPEWSEGWKQIDSWLADGPRRQPTPPAPHPPRAAGVPVRKRGTMVDRRDVAFTADGGVTLRGWYFVPEGEGPHPAISMAHGYAGVKEHALEGFARRFAEVGFAVLLHDHRTFGASDGGPRQDVNPWVQAEDWRRAISFLEAQPEVDPDRLGVWGSSYAGGHAIVLGATDRRLKAVVAQVPNISGYRQGLRRVPPHLVPSLEEGFAEEERSAARGEPLQYQQIVSSDPAVRASYYSGDAVDFYLQELPEGVWENKVTVRSTRMARMYEPGSLIRRVSPTPLLMIVAKDDHLTVTDVALEAYEDALEPKKLILIPGGHFDPYRAQFERACSEALDWFQKYLQA comes from the coding sequence GTGGCACCCGGAACACTCCAGTTGCTGTTCGTGCACGGTCTGGGCTACGCCGCCTGGGTCTGGGAGGACTGGATGGCCGCGGCGGCCGCGGCCGGACACGACAGCTGGGCGGTCTCCCTGCGCGGCCACGGCGGCAGCGGCGGCACCGCCGCCCGCTCCGCGCTGAGCGACTACGAGGCCGACGTCGTCCGCGCCGCACGCTCGCTCCCGGGGCCCGTCGTGCTGATCGGGCACTCCATGGGCGCGCTCGTCGTCCAACGCGCGGCCGCGGCGGCGAACGCCGCTGCCATGATCCTGGTCGCTCCGCTGCCCCCACGCCCCGCGGTGCACACGATTCTGGCGGTACTGCGCCGGCAGCCGTGGGAAGTGCCGCGCTACATGGCCGGCAGGCCGATCAAGCTCGGTCCCCACATCCTCTACGCCCACCCGGACGGCCCGGCGACGGCCGAGGCGAGCAAGCGCCTGACCCCCGACTCCCCGTTCGTCCAGTACCAGTTCCTCTTCCACCGGCCGACACGCGTGCCGCCGCTGCCGGCCCTGGTACTCGCCGCCGCGAAGGACCGGCTCGTGCCCCTCGTCTCCGTACGGGCCACTGCGCGGCGCTACGGGGCGCGACTCCGGGAAATCGCCGGCGTCGGACACACCATGATGCTCGACCCGGAGTGGTCCGAGGGCTGGAAGCAGATCGACTCCTGGCTCGCCGACGGCCCCCGACGGCAGCCCACCCCACCGGCGCCCCACCCACCCCGCGCGGCAGGAGTGCCAGTAAGGAAAAGAGGAACCATGGTTGACAGGCGAGACGTGGCCTTCACCGCCGACGGTGGAGTGACCCTGCGCGGCTGGTACTTCGTACCCGAAGGCGAAGGCCCGCATCCGGCCATCTCCATGGCTCACGGCTACGCGGGCGTCAAGGAGCACGCCCTGGAGGGCTTCGCCCGGCGGTTCGCCGAGGTGGGCTTCGCCGTACTCCTCCACGACCACCGCACGTTCGGCGCCAGCGACGGGGGGCCACGTCAGGACGTCAATCCGTGGGTGCAGGCCGAGGACTGGCGTCGGGCGATCTCCTTCCTGGAGGCGCAGCCCGAGGTCGATCCGGACCGGCTCGGTGTCTGGGGAAGCAGTTACGCCGGCGGGCACGCCATCGTGCTCGGTGCCACGGACCGGCGCCTGAAGGCCGTCGTCGCGCAGGTCCCGAACATCAGCGGCTACCGGCAGGGGCTTCGGCGGGTGCCTCCGCATCTCGTTCCCTCCCTTGAGGAGGGGTTCGCGGAGGAGGAGCGCAGCGCCGCCCGCGGGGAACCGCTCCAGTACCAGCAGATCGTCAGCAGCGATCCGGCGGTCCGCGCTTCCTACTACTCCGGCGACGCGGTCGACTTCTATCTCCAGGAGCTGCCGGAGGGAGTCTGGGAGAACAAGGTGACCGTGCGCTCCACCCGCATGGCGCGCATGTACGAGCCTGGGTCGCTCATCCGCAGGGTGTCCCCCACGCCTTTGCTGATGATCGTCGCCAAGGACGATCACCTGACGGTGACCGACGTCGCTCTCGAGGCCTACGAGGACGCCCTCGAGCCCAAGAAGCTGATCCTCATCCCCGGCGGCCACTTCGACCCGTACCGCGCCCAGTTCGAGCGCGCATGCTCGGAAGCACTCGACTGGTTCCAGAAGTATCTGCAGGCATAG
- a CDS encoding nSTAND1 domain-containing NTPase, whose product MGRPERPVDPDAGPVQRFAHELRLLRQKAGSPSYREMSQHTGVSVTTLSRAAAGERLPSAAVTRAYARACDADPGEWEARWKEAAEEAAGVQAAARDGAGTAEDDAKSPYRGLARFEPGDRDLFFGRDRPVAELLELVREHRFAAVFGASGSGKSSLLRAGLIPAVQEAAQGLGRPAALRILTPGERPAATYGPLLAPKDGEPDTWLIIDQFEEVFTLCRDRAERTRFIDLLLTAKDPDSRLRTVIAMRADFYGRCAEHPELTEALRRCGLLVGPMSPAELREAVTGPATAAGLVVERELASRLVEEVVDQPGALPMLSHALLETWRRRRGRILTLAAYEAAGGVHGAIAATAEHAYGTLTPAQEGAARRLLLRLIAPGEGTPDTRRSATRAELDEWSDPELPVVVERLAAARLLILDGDTVELAHEALITSWPRLSRWIDEDRVRLVAHRRLAEDARAWLELGRDQGALYRGVRLERAAELFAPGERSPGEPPPSERSPGERSPGEPSPDARQEHLTSAERAFLNAALAARDAERHAVARTRRRTRRLAATLSALLAVALVISLVAWQQHGTEVRDEEDTAARRVAAVSDTMRTTDPRTAMLLSLAAWRIAPLPETRAALLDALAQPERDAFTDPAQSDTASRFLVRSGRVLLSVDGRAWRTWSTVTHRAIASGRLPAGTSGTWAASRDGRLLELDGDWGERLWDLASGRWAGPAAVSSQYLVSFVADPRSYLVSAIEQPRQQLRAVSDGRLLFEARTDSETNVAATADGRLVAVCPAAGPIQVRDLASHRDLAGAWTSAGANTCGDDNSRVEFDPRGHLLAAVSETDVHVWDTASGEQVADIAYPDAASVSFSGDGGFLAASGPAELAVWRLSAPDAPVFRHSLNDQRPQGAIAWDPDRPEVRYLEGGTVHTLALGPATTSAWRGTPLGAALLSPDGRTLATAEQSDSGYAFRLRDTGDGRLLRTLPAAPPPAVDGGAGPAATDAVPLPLLAFSPDGTAFAYGLSAPGRGASAQSLALWDLARGRIRTTLALAPSPAAAAVELIALSPGGRLLVTVRDQSDGQIGETWDTTTGRRTAVLGDMNPTALALRPDGRLLVTGDRLTTLPSGAGTARALGLGEEIETVAFSADGSRAAVGDASGRVALWDGGLTHRLGVLPSVFPVPPANGSPEAVGALAFSPDGGTLAVAGDSGSLQLWNTADQQPLGSGLTTPGEGITSLAFTPDGATLHASSLHVPLQRYTVSPSYAADRICARAGTTLSRAQWRTYIPDASYRGVCPAIG is encoded by the coding sequence TTGGGTCGTCCCGAGCGCCCGGTGGACCCGGACGCCGGTCCGGTTCAGCGGTTCGCCCACGAACTGCGGCTGCTGCGCCAGAAGGCGGGCAGCCCGTCGTACCGCGAGATGTCCCAGCACACCGGTGTGTCGGTGACGACGCTGTCGCGGGCCGCGGCGGGTGAGCGGCTCCCGTCGGCGGCGGTGACGCGGGCCTACGCGCGTGCGTGCGACGCGGACCCGGGCGAGTGGGAAGCGCGCTGGAAGGAGGCCGCGGAGGAGGCCGCCGGGGTCCAGGCGGCGGCCCGTGACGGCGCGGGCACCGCCGAGGACGACGCGAAGTCGCCGTACCGGGGGCTGGCCCGCTTCGAGCCGGGTGACCGGGACCTGTTCTTCGGCCGTGACCGTCCGGTGGCCGAGCTGCTGGAGCTGGTGCGGGAGCACCGGTTCGCCGCCGTGTTCGGGGCGTCGGGCAGCGGCAAGTCCTCGCTGCTGCGCGCCGGGCTGATCCCGGCCGTCCAGGAGGCGGCGCAGGGCCTGGGACGCCCGGCGGCACTGCGGATCCTCACTCCGGGAGAGCGCCCGGCGGCCACGTACGGCCCTCTGCTGGCGCCGAAGGACGGTGAGCCCGACACCTGGCTGATCATCGACCAGTTCGAGGAGGTGTTCACCCTCTGCCGGGACCGGGCCGAGCGCACCCGCTTCATCGACCTGCTGCTCACGGCCAAGGACCCGGACTCCCGGCTGCGTACGGTGATCGCGATGCGCGCCGACTTCTACGGGCGGTGCGCCGAGCACCCGGAACTCACCGAGGCACTGCGGCGCTGCGGCCTCCTGGTGGGGCCGATGAGCCCGGCGGAGCTGCGGGAGGCGGTCACCGGCCCGGCCACCGCGGCCGGACTCGTGGTCGAACGCGAGCTGGCCTCGCGTCTCGTCGAGGAGGTCGTCGACCAGCCCGGCGCGCTCCCGATGCTCTCGCACGCGCTGCTGGAGACCTGGCGCCGCCGCCGCGGCCGCATCCTCACCCTCGCCGCGTACGAGGCGGCGGGCGGCGTCCACGGCGCGATCGCGGCCACCGCGGAACACGCGTACGGCACGTTGACGCCCGCCCAGGAGGGCGCCGCCCGCCGTCTGCTGCTGCGGTTGATCGCGCCGGGCGAGGGCACTCCCGACACCCGCCGCTCGGCCACCCGCGCGGAACTGGACGAGTGGTCCGACCCCGAACTGCCGGTGGTCGTCGAGCGGCTGGCCGCCGCCCGGCTGCTCATCCTCGACGGCGACACCGTGGAACTCGCCCACGAGGCGCTCATCACCAGCTGGCCGCGGCTGAGCCGATGGATCGACGAGGACCGCGTCCGGCTGGTCGCCCACCGCAGGCTGGCCGAGGACGCCCGCGCCTGGCTGGAACTGGGCCGCGACCAGGGGGCCCTGTACCGGGGTGTACGCCTGGAGCGCGCCGCGGAACTCTTCGCGCCGGGCGAGCGGTCCCCGGGCGAGCCACCGCCGTCTGAGCGGTCCCCGGGCGAGCGGTCCCCGGGGGAGCCGTCGCCTGACGCCCGGCAGGAGCACCTCACCTCGGCCGAGCGCGCGTTCCTGAACGCGGCTCTCGCCGCACGCGACGCGGAGCGGCACGCCGTCGCCCGTACCAGGCGGCGGACCCGGCGCCTGGCCGCCACGCTCTCCGCGCTGCTTGCAGTGGCGCTGGTGATCAGCCTGGTCGCCTGGCAGCAGCACGGCACCGAGGTGCGGGACGAGGAGGACACCGCGGCCCGGCGGGTCGCCGCGGTGTCCGACACCATGCGGACCACGGACCCGCGGACCGCGATGCTGCTGAGCCTGGCCGCCTGGCGGATCGCGCCCCTGCCGGAGACACGTGCGGCCCTGCTGGACGCCCTGGCCCAGCCCGAGCGGGACGCGTTCACCGATCCCGCGCAGAGCGACACGGCCTCCCGCTTCCTCGTCCGCTCCGGCCGTGTCCTGCTGAGCGTCGACGGACGGGCCTGGCGAACCTGGAGCACCGTCACCCACCGGGCCATCGCCTCCGGGCGGCTGCCGGCAGGCACCTCGGGAACGTGGGCGGCCAGCCGCGACGGCAGGCTCCTTGAGCTCGACGGCGACTGGGGCGAGCGGCTGTGGGACCTCGCCTCGGGCCGCTGGGCCGGGCCGGCGGCGGTCTCGTCGCAGTACCTCGTCTCCTTCGTCGCCGACCCCCGGAGCTATCTCGTAAGCGCCATCGAGCAGCCGCGGCAGCAACTGCGTGCCGTCTCGGACGGCCGACTGCTGTTCGAGGCCCGGACGGACAGCGAGACGAACGTGGCCGCCACTGCGGACGGCCGGCTGGTGGCGGTCTGCCCCGCCGCCGGCCCCATCCAGGTCCGCGACCTGGCCTCGCACCGCGACCTGGCGGGTGCCTGGACGAGCGCGGGCGCGAACACCTGCGGCGACGACAACTCCCGCGTGGAGTTCGACCCCCGCGGCCACCTGCTCGCGGCGGTCTCCGAGACGGACGTACATGTCTGGGACACGGCATCGGGAGAGCAGGTCGCGGACATCGCCTACCCGGACGCCGCGTCCGTGTCCTTCAGCGGGGACGGCGGTTTCCTGGCCGCCTCCGGCCCCGCCGAGCTCGCCGTATGGCGGCTCTCTGCGCCCGATGCTCCCGTCTTCCGCCACTCCCTCAACGACCAGCGGCCGCAAGGCGCCATCGCCTGGGACCCCGACCGGCCCGAGGTGCGGTACCTCGAAGGGGGCACGGTGCACACGCTCGCTCTGGGGCCGGCGACCACCTCCGCGTGGCGTGGCACCCCGCTGGGCGCCGCGCTGCTGAGCCCGGACGGCCGTACGCTCGCCACCGCCGAGCAGTCCGACAGCGGCTACGCGTTCCGGCTGCGGGACACGGGCGACGGCCGCCTGCTCCGTACGCTGCCCGCCGCCCCTCCTCCCGCCGTCGACGGCGGAGCCGGGCCGGCGGCGACGGACGCCGTGCCGCTGCCACTGCTGGCCTTCAGCCCGGACGGCACGGCCTTCGCGTACGGCCTCTCCGCGCCGGGCCGGGGCGCCTCGGCGCAGTCGCTGGCCCTCTGGGACCTCGCGCGTGGTCGCATCCGCACGACGCTTGCCCTGGCACCGTCGCCGGCCGCCGCAGCGGTGGAGCTCATCGCCCTCAGCCCCGGCGGACGGCTGCTGGTGACCGTCCGCGATCAGTCCGACGGCCAGATCGGCGAGACGTGGGACACCACGACCGGCCGCAGGACCGCCGTGCTCGGCGACATGAACCCCACCGCGCTGGCGTTGCGGCCGGACGGCCGTCTGCTCGTCACCGGCGACCGCCTCACCACCCTGCCCTCCGGGGCCGGTACGGCGCGAGCACTGGGCCTGGGAGAGGAGATCGAGACGGTGGCCTTCAGCGCGGACGGCTCCCGGGCCGCGGTCGGCGACGCGTCGGGGCGCGTCGCCCTGTGGGACGGCGGCCTCACCCACCGGCTCGGCGTCCTGCCCAGCGTCTTCCCCGTCCCCCCGGCGAACGGCTCTCCGGAGGCCGTCGGCGCCCTCGCGTTCAGCCCGGACGGCGGCACCCTCGCCGTCGCCGGCGACTCCGGCTCGCTCCAGCTGTGGAACACCGCCGACCAGCAGCCCCTCGGCAGCGGCCTCACCACCCCCGGCGAGGGCATCACCTCCCTCGCCTTCACCCCGGACGGCGCCACCCTCCACGCCAGCAGCCTCCACGTCCCCCTCCAGCGCTACACCGTCAGCCCCTCGTACGCAGCCGACCGGATCTGCGCCCGCGCCGGAACGACGCTGTCCCGGGCCCAGTGGCGCACCTACATCCCCGACGCCTCCTACCGCGGCGTGTGCCCGGCGATCGGTTGA